The Oenanthe melanoleuca isolate GR-GAL-2019-014 chromosome 24, OMel1.0, whole genome shotgun sequence genome segment aTCCTGCTGCCTATTCTTGCAGGCAAGCCGAGAGGAAGAGGCTCAGAGCCTTTTGCAAAGGgttggcagagctggcagtgcctctgAGCCAGAAATTGAGTTTAAATTGCAGAGGAGCTCTTGCCCTTCAACAGTTGCTAGGCTGAACCCATTCCTGTGATTTGGGTCCATGGGTGAGCCAGAAATTGAGTTTAAATTGCAGAGGAGCTCTTGCCCTTCAACAGTTGCCAGGCTGAACCTATTCCTGTGATTTGGGTCCATGGGTGAGGCAGGAATTGAAGTAATTGAAATAAGAAATGTGTGAGTTATtaggagagctgcaggaaagcaggTTAGTGATGGGGCAGAGGTGTTCTGCACCACGGGTGGTGTGACCATGCCCAAGTCCTCTCTGGGGTCACAAAGAAACGTGCTGTGCAGTGGGCAAAAAACAAAGAGCTGGTGGAGAGATCCATCCTTTACCCCCACACACTGAGGGCTGCTGGTGCCTTCCCCAAACAGAATTtggggctccctgtgctgccaggagggagctgagcagcagcaacaacagcCCCTTGTGCTGGGGCCCGTGAGCCAAAGATAGGAGCTGCATTGATCCCGCTGGcatgcagagcagctggcagcagccaggccctGGGCACAAACAGCACGTGGGCAGCGGGGTGGGCACGGCTCCACTCCGGCTCCTTGCTGCCCCATTgggctcctcttcctcctctccccttccccctcctcctcaaATCCCTCAGACAGCGACTGGGCACCCCAGCCCAGGAGTGGGACAATAAAATCCCTGACACCACTGTTCAAGAGGCCTCGGGGGGGTGGAAGGCCAGGCCAGCTGCACGCCTATAAAGCTGTccccgctcccagccctgcagcactctTGTCTGCCAGGCTCCTCCAGCGCTCTCCAATGGATATCACCATCCACAACCCCCTGATCCGCAGACCTTTCTTCTCTTGGTTGGCACCGAGCCGTATCTTTGACCAGATTTTCGGGGAGCACCTGCCCGAGTCGGAGCTGCTCCCAGTTTcccccagcttcagccccttCCTGATGAGATCCCCCATCCTCCGGATGCCCAGTTGGCTAGAGACAGGACTCTCGGAGGTAATCCTTGCTGCTTCGGGCTCTTGGTggctgctgggggcacagcctgctgcctctgcaggcccaggagagctgagagctTGGAAGATGCTCCTaggtggtttttggtttggttttggtttggtttttttttttaggaaaaaagtcTGGGGGAAAGGGTGCTGCGTTTGTGCCTCTGCATTGTTTGGGATGGAGCCAGTCTGGCCATAGTGATGGGAGCAGAGGCAAACCCAGCTCAGTGTGCATCAgatcactgcagcagctggcagaggaaagcaggaagcCCAATTCCCTAATTTCCCTAATTTCCTTAATTTCCCTAATTTCCTTAATTTCCCAGTCTGCTGCACCAAACTTTCAATCCACTCCCACCTGAGAAGCAaagggcacagggcagtgggatCCTCAcgccaggcactgcaggagcccatGGCTGCTGAGGGAAAAGGGGCCTAATTTAAACAATCACCACccagaaaaacaacattttaataAATCCACCACCCAGAGGATCATGGAGCAGGAGCCTTCTCCCTCCAGGGGCTGAGCCAAGAGGCTTTTCCCTGTCCTGCAAATCAACAGTCTTATTTAAAAGGAGCTTGAGGAGCTATTCCAAGCAGAAGGAGTGAAAGTATTATTTTAATCCTTGCATAATGTTCCTCTTGATTTAGCAAGacctggctctggctgcctAGTGAAGAGTCATTATTAGccatatatattattattattagccATAATAAAGAGTCAGCTTTAAATGCAGAGTCAGTTTTAACCAATCCAGGTGTCAGGTTTAACCAATCCAGGTGTCAGGCTTAACCAATTCAAGTGTCAGTTTTAACCAATCCAGGTGTCAGTTTTAACTAATTCAGGTGTCAGGTTTAACCAATCCAAGTGTCAGGTTTAACCAATCCAGTGTCAGTTTTAACTAATCCAGGTGTCAGTTTTAACCAATTCAGGTTAGAGAATCTCAGGTCCTGTAGTGATGGCCATTACCACAAGGGACTGAGCCACTCAGATCAGCTCCCAAAATAAAAGTCAGAGTGTGTGTGTAGAGACCAGCTTTAGTCTTGacctgctgcatttttttttttaagctgaaacCCTCACCGGCTTTTTTCTGAAGTCACCTCCTGCTTTTGCTCTGTTCTGAAGTCACCTCCTGCTTCTTGCAGATGCGACTGGATAAGGACAAGTTTTATGTGAACCTGGATGTGAAGCATTTCTCCCCTGAGGAGCTGAAGGTGAAGGTGCTGGGGGACATGATTGAGATCCACGGGAAGCACGAGGAGCGCCAGGTACCCCCTGCTTGAACCTCTCCACTCTGAGCTCCCCCACCTCTGCTCACTGCAAAACAACCCTCTGCTCATCCCAgatatttgtaattttgttaatcTGTGCAATCCTGCCCAGCTggtcccagggcagcaggagggtggAGGTTTATTGCTGATGCTGCATCAACTGTGAGCTGAACTGGGAAATCAGCTGGGAAATGGGCATTTTGGGGCTTCCCCTCTGGTGGGAACCGGCCAGGAATGCAGGGAGGTGTCCAATGAGCTAAAAATGGACTGTAATTATCAAACCACATAATGAATCCGTGCATTGCCCTGTGTGTCACCTTCCCTAGGCCCAGCTATCAGTTTCTAGTCCTTCTAgtcctctgcagcccaggcactgTCCCGCTCCATCCCTTCAAACCCTTTTAACTCCCTGGAAAACTTTCCTTTGAGAGCCCCAACAGCCTTTAAACACAGACCTCGGGGTTAAGGTGAGTGGGCAAATATCCCTAATTAAAACCTGTGGATGCTGCTGAAGGTCCAGGCAgatttcagccttttctcaggttctgagtTCTTTTTCTCAGGCTGGGAGGATTTTCCCACTTTCTCACCTCCAGCTTGAACCTTTCCCAAGATAATAATAGTAACTTTcttgcaaataaaaaagaattaataaacaaagATTAGCACCTAGCGTTGACTGCAAGACAGCGTGTGATGTACGTGACAGGAGACGTTTTCTCCTATTGTCCAATGAATTACTTGAAGCTTGCAAACCTCAATAAAAAGTTTCAATACACTCAGTAAAGAGTTTCTTTCGCCTGAGAAGAAATCGTTGCTGTTTTGGGTgcgacaaaaaaaaaaaaaaaaaaaaaaaaaaaaaaaaaaaaaaaaaaaaaaaaaaaaaagagagagaaaagcgaatcggtttttttttttaatttttttttttttttttttttgagcaggaCGAGCACGGCTTCATCGCCAGGGAGTTCAGCAGGAAATACCGGATCCCCGACGACGTGGACCCGCTGACCATCACGTCGTCGCTGTCGCTGGACGGGGTTCTGACCGTCAGCGCTCCCCGCAAGCAGAGCGACGTCCCCGAGCGCAGCATCCCCATCACCCGCGAGGACAAACCCGCCATCGCCGGCGCCCAGAGGAAATAAACAGCGGCCCCAAAGCCACCCCTGCAGGGccaccccacagcccttccctccgGCAGCTCcgcctggctgtgctgagtgGCTGCTCGTATTATTTATGCTAAGTTTACTAACGAATAAAACCATGGAGAAGCagtttgggttggtttgtttgggggttgTGGTGAGAAGGGTGTGGGGGAACATCACAGGCGTGTCCAGCACAGCTTGTCTGGGTGCTCAGCAGCACTTTGCTCATCCCTTCAACGCTGCCGGAGGATTTCAGCGTTTCACAAGCCCCGGGAAAGTTTCTCCCGTGGAGATTAAACTGCTGAAACAGCCCCATGACGAGTGAAACCCATCTGAAGCGTGGGGATTTGATAACCAGCTGCGTCTTAAATCTCCCAAATGATTCGTGTGATGGAGAAAcaagcaggggctgcagcaagCACAGATCTacccaggaggaggaaaacatcCCGTTCTGATGATGCAAATCACATCCCTCTGAAACTCTGCCGTTCAAACAGCGAGCAGGAGCTGTCTGCAGCAATAATCTGATTTATGCCAGCGTTGCTGAGTGACACAAACCACTCCTAAAGTCCTTTACAGGCATCTTCATCTGCTCTGCACCTCTCTTCAAAGGGGTAGAAAGGGAAGTCTGGGTGGCTGGGACTGAATTTCTAAAATTCATCTTCAAAAAGGGCAGATCTGTCCCACAGATCATCAGGCTCAGTCATGACCTGGCCCATTTTCTGTGTTCCTTAGACCTGCAAAGACAGAAGTTCAGTTGGGGATCACAGTAcatccctgctgagcagggagaacACCCTTCTGTGGCTGTAGGTGAGAAAAATCAAATGTGATGTGGGGTCACtgccaaaaaccccaaatcccccctcaTTTCCAAGGTTTCCCATTAGCTGTTCTAATTAACTCTCCCAGCTAAGGTGTTAATTTGGCTTGtctggcagggcacagccacctCTGCACACAAGAACAAAccccagacacacacagaggttGCAAAGATCACAGATTAAAaagcaggaaggacattttCCACAAGGCTTTCATGTGTGACAGGTCTTGGTGCTGGAAGGAAACCCCTGCACCTCTGCATCCTGAgggtttctgctgcttttcctgcatcCTCCTTGTTCCTGCtccacctgcagtgcagcaggactGAGCAGGGAGGTTCCAGCTCAGGGTGGTGGCCCAAAAATCAATGAGGGTTTTGTTCAAATCCTAAAAGAATCAACATTGAAAGGATGCAAATGTAAAACAATAAGAATTTAGCCAGAAAGTGCAACtgagggaaatattttttgtagCTCAGGGGTTTTGTCAGGCTcaaatcagcagcagaaatgggaattttgagtGAAAGCTCTCTGGGGATAAACTGGATGAGGTCAGGCAGACAAGAATACTTGAAATGCAAAACCACTCCCTGAGTGACCTGAAATACCTGTTCTGGGgaggcacaggagcacagcccagcacggGAGAATGGCAGAAAACATCTCTGTCATCTCCAGGCACAAACACCATCCAGAAGCTCCTCACATCCAACAGATCATCCCAGTTCTGCACACAGAATCCACTCTCTGGTGTTTCCCTGTAATCTGAAGCAGGTTGTTTCCAAAGCACTGAGtgtgctggaaaggaaaactcACATTTAGAATGGCTAAATATAACtttggagaggttttttttgtgattattAGAATGGAAAGGTTGTGTGgtaattattttctcagtaCCCAACACCTCTCCAGGCCACTTAGCCATCatttaaaacagacaaaatgaTTCTCTCAGAGACAGGGACCcagtgcctggcacagagctcaCAAATTGTGGCAGTGtgggagctcagctcagcccattCCAAACTCTCCTCTGTCATTATCTGTGTGAAActcactgtccctgccctgtggggcagctgtgggcacagatGCAGCAGGTGACACCCAAGCCTGGCTGCTGTAGATATTACAGACCataatttccttccttctcaaaGGCACCATGCACTAATGAGAGGCAGGGTAATTAATTTACCTTGTATCACCCTGTTGAGGAATTAAGGACCTTCTTATTACACCTTGATTATTCCTCAAATGATGCTTCCAGCACCTTTCCactgcttctctttttcttctctttgtgtCTCTGCTTCTCCCCTTTGGGAATTCAAGCAGCACAAATCTTGTCAAAGAACAAGAATTGCAGGTAAAGGCAGGTACAGGTAGAGGTGAGTTCAGAGGATCAAATAAAATTGATTATAGGGCTGGAACTCCTGtgctatgaggaaaggctgagagaatttggGATTCAGGGTGACCCAATTGTGGCTTTGCAGTACCTGATGGGAGCCCCCAGAAAAGACTGAGATTATCCACAAAAGCCTGGAGTGACAGGCTGAGGGGGAATGGCTCAAACCCGACAGAGACCAGCGAGAGATTGGATATTAATGAGAAATTTGGCTCAAACCCGacagagagcagccagagaTTGGATATTAATGAGGAAATTTTaccctgtgagggtggtgaggttgcccagagaagctgggaagTGGCTGGAAACGTCTgaggatggggcttggagcaacctggggtcAGGTGAAAGGTGGGGAAAGGTGGGGAAAGgtggggaaaattggggaaagGTggggaaaggtgtccctgcatcaggagataatttttaaatccCTTCTAAGCcgaaccattctgtgattctgcaacTCTACGATTCCCCGGCttttaaagagctttttttttttttttttttttttttaaggcaacaCCCATTTCCTGTTGCACGGCGGCCGGGAGAGCTCCTGGAATCCCGGAATCCTCGAATCCCGGAATCCCCGAATCCCCGAATCCCCGAATCCCGGAATCCCCGAATCCCGGAATCCCCGAATCCCCGAATCCGCGCATCGCTCCCGCATCCCtcccgcgccgctcccgctccgGGGATGCTGCCGCTCGCCCTTCCCGGGCTCCATTCCCCCTCTCCGCTGCCCAGGGGCCCCGGGCGATGCTCTCAGCTCCCCGACGCCACCAGCAGCGGCCGCTGAGCGGGTGTCGCGTCACGAAGCGGCGCCGCTCCCGTCCGGGGCCATGgggccgccgccccgccgcgtCCTGCTGCTCGGGGAGGGCAACTTCTCCTTCTCGGCGGCGCTGTGCGGGGCCCAGGGCACGGGGCACCTGGTGGCCACTTGCTACGAGAGCGAGGAGGAGGCGGCCGGGCGCGGGGGAGCGGCGCGGAGCATCGGGCGGCTGCGGGACCGCGGTGGGTGCGCGGGGGGACGGGCGTGGAGCTGCTGCCGAGGCTTTGCTGTcaccctgctgccatccctgtcaCCCTCCTGGCATCCCTGTCACCCTGGTGTCACCCTCCTGGCATCCCTGTCACCCTCCTGGCATGGCTGCCACCCTGGTGTcaccctgctgccatccctgtcaccctcctgccatccctgtcaCCCTCCCGGCATCACCACCCTGGTGTcaccctgctgccatccctgtcaCCCTCCTGCCATCGCTGCCACCTTCCTGGCATCACCACCCTGGTGTCAccctcctgccatccctgtcaCCCTCCTGCCATCGCTGCCACCTTCCTGGCATCACCACCCTGGTGTCAccctcctgccatccctgccacccTCCTGCCATCGCTGCCACCCTCCCGGCATCACCACCCAGGTGTCACCCCGACTGGCATCGCTGCCACCCTCCTGCCATCGCTGTCACCCTCCTGGCACCCCTGCCACCCTCCTGGCATCCCTGTCACCCTCCTGGCATCCCTGTCACCCTCCTGGCACCCCTGCCACCCTCCTGGCATCCCTGTCACCCTCCTGCCATCGCTGCCACCCTCCTGCCATCGCTGCCACCCTCCCGGCATCACCACCCAGGTGTCACCCCGACTGGCATCGCTGCCCCCGTTTCTCTGTCCCTTAGGAGCCCCCCGCCGCTCcaaggggagggacagggacggcCCAGATTTAACGAAATGCTGTAAAATCTGCTCAGGGTGACGGAGCGCGGAAATAGCAACGAAACTGCTGTTTTCAACTGGTTTCAGCAGTTCCTGCTGCTTCTAAAGAGAGCAAAGGGCAAAGAGAGCCCCGCGGGACTTCCTGGTGTTGTCAGTGCTCGAGGCAGCTCTCACCTATTTAAAAACGCCCTGCAGGGTTTGCATTCCCACCTTTCTTTAGATTTTTCCTCGCTGACAGCCGTCAGAGCCTTCTGACCGCGAGAAGTTCGTGTAAAACAATTCTCCATCTCCCTGAGCCCCCCGCGTTTGCTGTTGCAGGAGCCGAGGTTGTGTTCTCCGTGGACTGCACCAAGCTGAAGGAACACTTTTTACCGGGAGAACGGGAATTTGATCGGATTTATTTCAACTTCCCTCACTGCGGGAGGAAAGCCGGGGTGGCGAAGAACAGGCAGCTCCTCGCCGGGTTTTTCCACAGGTGAGCAAACCAGCGATAATTGTGTTAATTATTATAAAGTTATTATGCAGCTTTCCAGGTGTTTTTTCCCGGCACTGGGGGTGTGCTAAGAggaattttcttcccttccagctgcacagaagtgctggcacaggagggggAAATCCACGTGGCCCTGTGCAATGGCCAGGGAGGGACCCCTGCGGATCAGCCCAGAAGGGAGTGGCACAACAGTTGGCAAATcgtggctgtggcagcagccgCTGGGTTCGTCCTCAGCCACGTTCATCCTTTCCAGGCAGAGACTGTCGATGGATACAAATGCACGGGTTACAGGTAACCAGCACCTGgcaaaactgaaattctgaTGTTTGTGCTCTTAAAatgccccagcactgggataTTCTTTTAGCATCTTGTTGCCTGGACAATAActccttttaattttcctttaaattttcctttaaattttccttctaattttccttctaattttcctttagttttccttctaattttccttttaattttccttctaattttccttctaattttccctttaattttccctttaatttttcttctatttttcccttcaaataGCTGCAGTTCTTGTCCATGTCTAAGCAGAATAACCAAGATTAAAATGCAAGCTTCCTGCCAAAGCACcctctaaaaataaagattatcTGAGGATTTTTAAGGTCAAGAGCatctgtttcagaaaaatatcaATCTCAGCTTAAAGACTAAAgacaggctctgctcctgcctaCTTGGGGCATATTAAATATCAGAAATTATCATTactttgctctgtttttgtgtattttcagGAGTCAGGATAAATCCTTCTGTGTAGAGGGGGCTTTGAACCACATTTTCACACGGAGCACAGCACCCCTGTGCTTCACACCCATGAGCTGCAAGACACAACTGGGAAGCcaaaaagtttcttttcaaGTGCCACAAGAACTCGTGGATAAAATTAACAGGTGAGTTTTAGAATTAGTTTCTCTTTTGCAgtagcagctctgctgctctcagtgggAATGACCAGCAGATAAATGGATATGGTGActggaaaatctttttttaaagcaaattggAGTTAATTATTGATTGTAACCTGCAGACAAACACCACTGCCCTGAAAATGTGCAACACCTTTGGAGAAAGGCTTGGCTTAGTCAGGTAGTTCCTGGCTTAAGAATGTTTTGGGTGAATTGCTGCACTCACTCAAATTGCAGCCACAGGAAGGAAATCACAGATGGTGTGTGTAATTTGCACTTTGATTTTTCACAGGGGTTTCCTCGAGGCCAATTCAAGTCACCCAGTAAGGACAATAAAGGAGAAGCTcagtgcagggctcagccaAGCTTTCCCACTGCAGAACATCAGCTCCagccttcctctgctcctccagggtCACCCCCGTGGTGTTTGCCCCTCCAGCATCTTCTGGATCACTCTGGGCCCAGGGGAGGCTCCAAGCACTGAGGAAATGTCTCAGGGACTGGCAAACACAGTTTTGTTTCCCCATTCTGGCCAGGACACAGATGAGAGTGTACAAGGAGGGTGCCCAGTTCCAAAGCAGTTTTACCTTAGgccttccctcctgcctcatGCTCAGGCAATAATTAAAGAAAGAACTTTTTCCCCAGGCACACTTCAGGTTCTTTCTGGGCCGGTTTTTAGGAAATGTCGGATCACTCCCCACTCCATGCCAGTTTTCCATGAGATGCTCGTTGTGCTTGCAGTTAGCAGGGGCACAGAGAACAGCTGTATCCAGATGTTGGTGGACAACATCCAAACCACCATGAGTTCTCTTCACCAGGGCGTTCCTGGCATCAAACCCAGCATCAGCCTGCAGGAAACAACAAGTTTGGGAACTGAGCTAAATGACTTTGCTGCTTTTGAGCAGCAGCTTGGTGAAATTGAGGGTTTGCTCTGCGTGGGGACAGAGGCAGACCCCTCAGGCTGCTGTGTGGGGGTTGTCAGGACAGCTCCTGGTGAATCCCCCAGCCATGAGCTGGCTGTTGTGTCAGCCTCGCTGAACCTGGAcctcctggccatgctgctgtGTGCAATATCCGACTGGAGGATGCTCTGGACACGGGACAGGCGCTTCCTCAGGCAGTTTCCTCAGGGGGAGTTGAGGCTTTTCAAGAGTTTTTCCCTCTATCCACCTTCCTACGTGCACGATGTCAGCTTCTGGCTTCCTGACGGGGAGGAGTTTGACGAAGTGGCTTTTCACACCCTCGCCAGGAGGGTGTCAGCTGAAATGGTCGTTTCCATCCAGCTGAGGGACAgtttccagcagccagggacagggcGGAGGAGCCTGTGCTACAGGGTGACTTTCCAGTCGTGCGACAGAGCGCTGGGCTGCCGGGaggcagcagagatgcagcTGCGATTGCGGGAGGAGCTACAGCAGCACCTGGGTGTGACCCTGAGGTAGAACCATCCCCCGTGGctccggggctgcagcagctgctgtgccagtcTGTGACCTGGGAAATGCCACCTGCGTGGGGTTGGGGctggcagtgtcacaggggCAGGGTGGGCTTTGAGCACCTGCCCCTGTTTCAGTGTGGGAGTTTCTGTGGGTGATCACTGCTGGTGAATTTCTGTTAGCCAAGCGCTCACCTGTTCTGTGTTTATAATGAAACCTCGTTTTATGAAGTGGAGCCTTTCTTTCCGAGGGTGCTCTGAGGCTGGACTGGATCTCTACTAATGCAAATTCCTGCTGATTCCAGCCcgagcctcccctgcccagcctgaggccgttccctggagcagatcccaaatccccccggctgtcccctcctggcagggagttgtgcagagccacaatGTCCCCCCTGATCCCcgttttctccaggctgagccccttcccagctcccccagcccctcctggggctccagccccttcccagctctgtcccttccctggacactcCAGCCCTCCGTGTCCTTCCCGTGCTGTCCTTTCCCcaccaaataaaaacattctctGTCGGGGcgctccccatcccctcagTCCTGCCCAACAGTGGGAGTGCGGGATACGGGTGGGTGATGGACACGGgtgggtgggacagggacagggtgagcGACGGACACGGGTGGGTGATGGACACGGGGGGACGATGGACACGGGTGGGTGATGGACACGGGCGAGTGATGGACACGGGCGAGTGATAGACACAGGTGGGTGATGGACACGGGGGGACGATGGACACGGGCGAGTGATGGACACGGGGGGACGATGGACACGGGTGGGTGATGGACACGGGCGAGTGATGGACACGGGCGGGTGATGGACACGGGGGGACGATGGACGCGGGTGGGTGATGGACACAGGTGGGTGATGGACACGGGCGGGTGATGGACACGAGTGGGTGATGGACCAGAGTGTACGGGGCAGGGACCTGGGTGGGTGATGGACCtagtgctgtccctgtccctgtccctgtccctgtccctgtcccatccctgtctgtccctgtcgCCGCTATCTCGCTCCGCCGCCCGGGGGCAGCGCTCTGCCCACACCCGCCATGGCGGCGTTGGCTTCATTGCAGCAGCGGCGGCTGCtcgggccgggccgcggcctGCGGGCTCCGCCTGCCCACACCCGCTATGGCGGCTTTGGCTTCATTGCAGCAGCGGCGGCTGCtcgggccgggccgcggcctGCGGGCTCCGCCTGCCCACACCCGCTATGGCGGCTTTGGCTTCATTGCAGCAGCGGCGGCTGCtcgggccgggccgcggcctGCGGGCTCCGCCTGCCCACACCCGCTATGGCGGCTTTGGCTTCATTGCAGCAGCGGCGGCTGCtcgggccgggccgcggcctGCGGGCTCCGCCTGCCCACACCCGCTATGGCGGCTTTGGCTTCATTGCAGCAGCGGCGGCTGCtcgggccgggccgcggcctGCGGGCGCCGCCTGCCCACACCCGCCATGGCGGCCAAGGGCGCCCGGCAgcggccgcgggcgggcggcggggacccggcggggcggcggggcgagCCCGCGGGCGGCGAGGAGCCCGGGAACGGGTGGGGGcagcggggatggagcgggggCTACCGGGCTACCGGGATATCGGGGATGGAGCGGGGGCTGCGGGGTATCAGGGCTAccggggatggagctggggctaCCGGGGTATCGCGGCtagcggggccggggctgggctggtgccGGCGCATCCCCCGGGGCTGGGCCAGCCCTGAGCGGGGCTGGTGGCTCATCCTCgtgaggagctgcccctgcaccACCCTGAGCCCTTTGCTCGCCTGGAGCCTTCATCTCCTTGCTGAGGCTTCCTGCTGAGGCTTCCTGctgtatatttgtattttatttatttatttatttatttatgtttttcttttcctcctttgggTTAGGTCGTCCGGGAGCAAAGCAGGGCACGTCTGGGCCCCTGAGGGATCAACAGCTTTCAAGTGTCTGATCTCAGCCAGgttctgtgcagctctgctcagcaacaTCTCGGATTGTGACGAGACCTTCAACTACTGGGAGCCCGTGagtccctccctgcccttggcattggCCTTTGTACCAGACCTGTGCAAATCCCCTTTTATTTAGCACCTTGTGCTCTCTGTTTCAGCTTccagaaatgcagatttatttAGAGCCTTGTGCTGGTCCCTCTGTCTCAATGAGAAATTGTTTGCTCTTAGATTCCAAGGTGGGGGGTGCAAACCTGTGCTGCctgttaatttatttctttgctctgtGTTGCAGACACACTACCTCATTTATGGCAAGGGGTTCCAGACATGGGAGTACTCTCCAGCCTATGCCATCCGCTCCTATGCTTACCTGTGGCTGCATGCCCTGCCAGCCTGGTTCCATGCCAGGGTTCTGCAGACCAACAAGGTAAACCCTGAGGGCAGAAATGTGCTTTAGTatgtgaagcagctgtgctgttgtAGTTGACTCCATGCTGATAAAACTCGGGTTTGTTGACCTCCCTGTAAGGATTTCCAGGGGTTTGTGGGTTTCCCCTGATGCTTTCCAAACTCATTTTTGTGTCCTGTGCCTCATTCAGACTCTGCCTGTGTCTGCTAGGTTCTCATCTTCTACTTCCTGCGATGCTTCCTGGCCTTCCTG includes the following:
- the CRYAB gene encoding alpha-crystallin B chain, translated to MDITIHNPLIRRPFFSWLAPSRIFDQIFGEHLPESELLPVSPSFSPFLMRSPILRMPSWLETGLSEMRLDKDKFYVNLDVKHFSPEELKVKVLGDMIEIHGKHEERQDEHGFIAREFSRKYRIPDDVDPLTITSSLSLDGVLTVSAPRKQSDVPERSIPITREDKPAIAGAQRK
- the FDXACB1 gene encoding ferredoxin-fold anticodon-binding domain-containing protein 1; the protein is MGPPPRRVLLLGEGNFSFSAALCGAQGTGHLVATCYESEEEAAGRGGAARSIGRLRDRGAEVVFSVDCTKLKEHFLPGEREFDRIYFNFPHCGRKAGVAKNRQLLAGFFHSCTEVLAQEGEIHVALCNGQGGTPADQPRREWHNSWQIVAVAAAAGFVLSHVHPFQAETVDGYKCTGYRSQDKSFCVEGALNHIFTRSTAPLCFTPMSCKTQLGSQKVSFQVPQELVDKINRGFLEANSSHPVRTIKEKLSAGLSQAFPLQNISSSLPLLLQGHPRGVCPSSIFWITLGPGEAPSTEEMSQGLANTVLFPHSGQDTDESVQGGCPVPKQFYLRPSLLPHAQAIIKERTFSPGTLQVLSGPVFRKCRITPHSMPVFHEMLVVLAVSRGTENSCIQMLVDNIQTTMSSLHQGVPGIKPSISLQETTSLGTELNDFAAFEQQLGEIEGLLCVGTEADPSGCCVGVVRTAPGESPSHELAVVSASLNLDLLAMLLCAISDWRMLWTRDRRFLRQFPQGELRLFKSFSLYPPSYVHDVSFWLPDGEEFDEVAFHTLARRVSAEMVVSIQLRDSFQQPGTGRRSLCYRVTFQSCDRALGCREAAEMQLRLREELQQHLGVTLR